The following are encoded in a window of Spea bombifrons isolate aSpeBom1 chromosome 2, aSpeBom1.2.pri, whole genome shotgun sequence genomic DNA:
- the MORC3 gene encoding MORC family CW-type zinc finger protein 3, which translates to MAAQTAHGIRLSALCPKFLHTNSTSHTWPFSAIAELIDNAYDPDVNAKQIWIDKTVMSFQVCLTFTDNGNGMTPDKLHKMLSFGFSDKVAINGHVPVGLYGNGFKSGSMRLGKDAIVFTKNESGMHVGMLSQSYLEAIHAEHVIVPIISFNKQKRLVNTEDSEANLKAILTHSLLSSEKELLAELDAILGKKGTRIIIWNLRRDKNKFLEFDFDKDKYDIRIPDEIDGTLKRGYKKMERADQVAPDSDYSLRAYCSILYLKPRMQIILRGQKVQTQLVCKSLAHIEKDVYRPKFLAPKTVTITFGYNCRNKEHYGIMMYHKNRLIKAYVRVGCQLKANNMGVGVVGVIQCNFLKPTHNKQDFDYTNDYRLTLTALGEKLNDYWNEMTMKKNLDSTSVPVEDTQKSPDQTWVQCDSCLKWRKLPDAMGKLPVKWYCYMNADPQFRDCNVPEEPEDDDAITHSTYEKTYKRRKCEQLLQINEKATILFTPPNKDLQPTLNSCARLLNKWSSSFPARSSELVSESFYTDYRNKRLLAIDSPPISAKKPKAETIELTDEVDEIEDGDVIILEDSSTPKPISESEACENDWTASPVHEERTEHRPPIESSVSDVSAVATQTEGVRLTVKKEEDVRETEFPEDHQPYAHCNGSGTPREPENLCNPQSPACANNHERETYRKYCGSLEQKVKDLQNQLVEMKHNSVKKEVYHKLTQTGDGLFGKSENAPKQLVAQYEQALKEIDRLKLQCSALLRSKSAQSAGPPGDGNGRADDLARQLGVCSTERDQYKLEVEKLNEERAQLTLQNNQLKTEVQQLKLMVQDMNKNNPAWTSSLGEESLKLRILRMNVAGLLTTLMPELDLQQTDYGFDAVDDILVQVLEQTEKQANGHE; encoded by the exons ATGGCGGCGCAGACGGCGCACGGGATCCGGCTCAGTGCG CTGTGCCCTAAATTTTTGCACACAAACTCTACGAGTCACACGTGGCCCTTCAGCGCTATCGCGGAGCTTATAG ATAATGCCTATGATCCCGATGTGAATGCAAAACAAATCTGGATCGACAAAACTGTCATGAGCTTCCAGGTATGCTTGACGTTTACTGACAATGGCAACGGCATGACTCCTGATAAACTCCACAAAATGCTCAG CTTTGGCTTCAGCGATAAAGTTGCCATAAATGGCCACGTTCCTGTCGGACTCTACGGCAACGGGTTTAAATCCGGATCGATGCGGCTGGGGAAGGATGCCATCGTGTTCACCAAAAACGAGTCTGGGATGCACGTGGGCATGCTGTCCCAATCCTACCTGGAGGCAATTCATGCAGAGCACGTCATTGTCCCCATAATATCATTCAACAAGCAAA AGCGGCTGGTAAATACTGAAGATTCCGAGGCTAATTTAAAAGCGATTTTAACTCATTCGCTGTTATCGAGTGAAAAGGAATTGCTGGCTGAACTGGATGCCATCCTAGGTAAAAAGGGGACACGAATAATCATCTGGAACCTGCGCAG GGACAAGAACAAATTTCTAGAATTTGATTTTGATAAGGACAAATATGATATCAGGATTCCCGACGAAATAGACGGTACTTTGAAGAGAGGCTACAAGAAAATGGAAAGAGCCGACCAGGTTGCACCAGATAGCGATTACTCACTGAGA GCTTACTGCAGCATCTTGTATTTAAAACCGCGGATGCAGATTATTTTAAGGGGACAGAAAGTTCAAACGCAGCTTGTCTGCAAAAGTCTTGcacacatagaaaaagatgtctACAGACCCAAATTCCTGGCT CCTAAAACTGTAACAATCACCTTTGGATACAACTGTCGTAACAAGGAGCACTACGGAATAATGATGTACCATAAGAACCGCCTTATCAAAGCCTATGTGAGGGTTGGCTGTCAACTAAAG GCAAACAATATGGGAGTCGGGGTGGTTGGAGTCATTCAGTGCAACTTCTTAAAGCCTACTCACAATAAGCAAGATTTTGATTATACAAATGATTACAG ACTCACGCTCACCGCATTGGGGGAGAAGCTCAACGATTACTGGAATGAAATGACAATGAAGAAAAACCTGGATTCAACAAGTGTACCTGTGGAGGACACACA AAAAAGTCCAGACCAGACCTGGGTTCAATGCGATTCGTGTCTGAAGTGGCGAAAGCTTCCGGACGCCATGGGCAAGCTCCCTGTAAAGTGGTACTGCTATATGAACGCGGACCCGCAATTCAG AGATTGCAACGTACCGGAGGAACCTGAGGACGACGATGCAATTACCCATTCTACATATGAGAAGACATACAAGAGAAG AAAATGTGAACAACTTCTGCAG ATCAATGAAAAAGCAACAATTCTTTTCACTCCCCCAAATAAAGACCTACAGCCAACGCTGAATTCATGTGCAAGACTCTTAAATAAGTGGTCTTCTTCTTTCCCGGCAAGATCTTCCGAACTCGTTTCTGAGAGCTTTTACACAGATTACAG AAATAAACGTCTACTTGCAATAGACAGCCCTCCCATCTCCGCTAAAAAGCCAAAGGCTGAAACTATTGAGTTAACTGACGAGGTCGATGAGATTGAAGACGGTGATGTTATCATCCTTGAAGATAGCAGCACCCCGAAACCCATATCCGAGAGCGAGGCGTGTGAGAACGATTGGACCGCTAGCCCCGTTCACGAGGAGCGCACTGAGCACAGGCCTCCGATCGAGTCGAGTGTGAGCGACGTGTCTGCGGTAGCCACTCAGACTGAAGGGGTACGTCTGACTGTAAAAAAGGAAGAGGATGTCCGCGAAACGGAGTTCCCGGAAGACCACCAGCCCTACGCTCACTGCAACGGATCAGGAACCCCCCGAGAACCCGAAAACCTCTGCAACCCACAGAGTCCGGCGTGCGCAAACAATCACGAGAGAGAAACCTACAGAAAGTACTGCGGAAGCCTGGAACAGAAAGTGAAAGACTTACAGAATCAGCTGGTCGAAATGAAACACAATTCCGTGAAAAAAGAGGTTTATCACAAGTTAACGCAAACCGGCGACGGCCTTTTTGGCAAATCTGAAAACGCCCCGAAGCAGCTGGTTGCGCAGTACGAGCAGGCGCTCAAAGAAATCGACAGACTGAAGCTACAGTGCAGCGCTTTACTGAGAAGTAAATCCGCGCAGAGCGCCGGACCTCCCGGAGACGGGAACGGCAGAGCGGACGACCTGGCGAGACAGCTAGGCGTGTGTTCTACTGAACGAGATCAGTATAAACTGGAG gttgaaaaactgaatgaaGAGAGAGCACAGCTGACTTTGCAGAATAACCAACTGAAGACCGAGGTGCAGCAGTTGAAGCTCATGGTTCAAGACATGAACAAAAACAACCCTGCCTGGACCAGCTCGTTGGGGGAGGAAAG TCTGAAGCTACGGATTCTCCGAATGAATGTCGCCGGTCTGCTCACCACATTGATGCCCGAATTGGATTTGCAGCAGACGGACTATGGCTTCGACGCGGTTGATGACATTTTAGTGCAAGTGTTGGAACAAACTGAAAAACAGGCCAACGGACATGAATAA